Proteins co-encoded in one Armatimonadota bacterium genomic window:
- a CDS encoding 2-dehydropantoate 2-reductase, translating into MHLTIVGAGAIGGITGAHLARAGHSVLLVDRNRAHVEAIRARGLEIVGAARFTVRVPACLPEEVRGPLGAVLLAVKTLHTREALAPLVPLLAPDGYVVSMQNGLEEETIAALVGRERTVGAFLTFGGYYEGPGRLVYSGPASLRVGELDGRITPRVQTLARVLSAFHPCEPTANITGYLWGKLILGTIYFATAVVDADVVDILAQPAARAVLAALATEALAVAEALGVRVEAVDGFDPRAVRLDARGAPVDPAAAQAAWAAQRVYWERGLARRTGVWRDLAIHRRPTEAGPILGALLAAADRAGCAVPRVRALVRVIADLEAGRGTLGWANLDVVAAAR; encoded by the coding sequence GTGCACCTGACCATCGTCGGCGCGGGCGCCATCGGCGGCATCACCGGTGCGCACCTGGCGCGCGCCGGACACTCGGTGCTCCTGGTCGACCGCAACCGCGCCCACGTCGAGGCGATTCGCGCCCGCGGCCTTGAGATCGTGGGCGCGGCGCGCTTCACCGTCCGCGTGCCCGCCTGCCTGCCCGAGGAGGTGCGCGGCCCCCTGGGCGCAGTACTCCTGGCCGTCAAGACGCTGCACACGCGAGAGGCGCTGGCGCCGCTGGTCCCGCTCCTGGCGCCCGACGGCTACGTCGTGTCGATGCAGAACGGCCTCGAGGAAGAGACCATCGCAGCACTGGTGGGACGCGAGCGCACCGTCGGCGCCTTCCTGACCTTCGGCGGGTACTACGAGGGGCCGGGCCGCCTGGTCTACAGTGGTCCGGCGTCACTGCGCGTGGGCGAGCTCGACGGTCGGATCACCCCGCGGGTACAGACGCTGGCACGGGTGCTCTCCGCCTTCCATCCCTGCGAGCCCACCGCCAACATCACCGGGTACCTCTGGGGCAAGCTGATCCTGGGGACGATCTACTTCGCCACGGCGGTGGTGGACGCCGACGTCGTCGACATCCTGGCACAGCCTGCGGCGCGGGCGGTGCTGGCTGCCCTGGCCACCGAGGCGCTGGCGGTCGCCGAGGCGCTGGGCGTCCGCGTCGAGGCCGTGGACGGGTTCGACCCGCGCGCGGTCCGGCTCGACGCCCGCGGGGCGCCCGTGGACCCTGCGGCCGCGCAGGCGGCCTGGGCGGCACAACGTGTCTACTGGGAGCGCGGCCTGGCCCGACGCACCGGGGTGTGGCGCGACCTGGCGATTCACCGGCGGCCCACCGAGGCCGGGCCGATCTTGGGGGCGCTGCTCGCCGCGGCCGACCGCGCGGGGTGCGCCGTGCCGCGCGTGCGCGCCCTGGTGCGGGTGATCGCCGACCTCGAAGCCGGGCGGGGCACGCTGGGTTGGGCCAACCTGGACGTGGTCGCCGCCGCCCGGTGA
- a CDS encoding MDR family MFS transporter, with protein sequence MTRSERFVTLGIMLGIFMASMESTVVATAMPTIVSQIGGLASYSWVFSAYMLAATATVPLFGKLSDLYGRRRVFAVAMGVFLTASLLCGLAQSMPQLIAFRALQGLGAGGLLPLAFIMIGDMFTVERRARMQGLFSSMWGLSSIVGPLLGGFLVDRVSWPWVFYINVAPGVLAAVLIWRFFEADLAPGPARPTVDYAGAVLLTAGVVALLLGLFELEGGRAAPRLALAAGLFAALAWVERRAVDPVLPLQLFRLRLFAVACAQGLWAGWSMFGSLAFVPLFVQAVLRTSATAAGSTLTPMMLGWVGASILSTRFLLLRLGYRVLALTGMVSLSTGTLLMTRVGPEATRGYVMLAVTLMGIGMGLSVPSFMIAVQSAVSRRVLGAATSTLQFSRSIGGALGVSVMGAVLAARLAGALRADGIDPGTVSVHRLLDPLARAAAAPDGALRAALAGAIQGIFVVAFLAALAALVVTLLAPGGRLVLGSRPEDAEPAQPERAGAVRPAGAKS encoded by the coding sequence GTGACCCGATCGGAACGGTTCGTGACCCTGGGCATCATGCTGGGGATCTTCATGGCGTCCATGGAGAGCACCGTGGTCGCCACCGCGATGCCCACCATCGTCAGCCAGATCGGCGGCCTGGCGTCCTACAGCTGGGTCTTCTCGGCCTACATGCTGGCGGCCACGGCCACCGTGCCGCTGTTTGGGAAGCTCTCGGACCTCTACGGCCGGCGCAGGGTCTTCGCGGTGGCCATGGGGGTGTTCCTCACCGCGTCGCTGCTGTGCGGCCTGGCCCAGAGCATGCCCCAGCTCATCGCGTTCCGCGCCCTGCAGGGGTTGGGGGCGGGTGGGCTGCTGCCGCTGGCGTTCATCATGATCGGCGACATGTTCACCGTCGAGCGGCGCGCGCGCATGCAGGGGCTGTTCTCGAGCATGTGGGGGCTCTCGTCCATCGTCGGTCCGTTGCTGGGTGGGTTCCTGGTGGACCGGGTCTCCTGGCCCTGGGTCTTCTACATCAACGTCGCGCCGGGGGTGCTGGCCGCGGTCCTCATCTGGCGGTTCTTCGAGGCCGACCTGGCCCCGGGGCCCGCGCGCCCGACGGTCGACTACGCCGGCGCGGTGCTGTTGACGGCGGGAGTGGTGGCGCTGCTGCTGGGGCTGTTCGAGCTGGAGGGCGGGCGCGCCGCGCCACGGCTCGCGCTGGCCGCGGGGTTGTTCGCCGCCCTCGCGTGGGTGGAACGGCGCGCGGTCGACCCGGTGCTCCCCCTGCAGCTGTTCCGGCTGCGGCTGTTCGCCGTCGCCTGCGCCCAGGGGTTGTGGGCGGGTTGGTCGATGTTCGGCAGCCTGGCGTTCGTCCCCCTGTTCGTGCAGGCTGTCCTGCGCACCAGCGCCACCGCCGCGGGCTCGACGCTGACCCCAATGATGCTGGGCTGGGTGGGCGCCAGCATCCTGAGCACGCGGTTCCTGCTGCTGCGCCTGGGCTACCGGGTGCTGGCCCTGACGGGGATGGTCTCGCTGTCGACCGGTACGCTCTTGATGACCCGCGTGGGCCCCGAGGCCACCCGCGGCTACGTCATGCTGGCGGTGACCTTGATGGGGATCGGGATGGGGCTGTCGGTGCCGTCCTTCATGATCGCGGTGCAGTCGGCGGTCTCGCGCCGGGTGCTGGGCGCCGCGACGTCCACGCTGCAGTTCTCCCGCAGCATCGGCGGGGCGTTGGGGGTCAGCGTGATGGGCGCGGTGCTGGCGGCGCGACTGGCGGGTGCGCTGCGCGCCGACGGGATCGACCCCGGGACCGTATCGGTGCACCGTCTGCTCGATCCGCTGGCGCGGGCCGCGGCGGCCCCCGACGGGGCGCTGCGCGCCGCGCTGGCCGGCGCCATCCAGGGCATCTTCGTCGTGGCCTTCCTCGCGGCGCTGGCAGCGCTGGTCGTGACGCTGCTCGCCCCCGGCGGCCGTCTGGTCCTGGGGTCGCGGCCCGAGGACGCCGAACCGGCCCAGCCCGAGCGTGCCGGCGCCGTGCGCCCGGCCGGAGCCAAGTCGTGA
- a CDS encoding ABC transporter permease — MSAPAVRAYASVAAQEARAGAVRDALLRTTLLLGVGFVLLPLAIVVVYSFSSVPYGVFPPPGLSLRWYGHLLSLPAFRAAFARSVVIALLATGLALGIGVLGALALVRGRFRGKELLRGFLLSPIVMPKIVLGVGWFIFFARLGLQGGIVPLVLAHTIVVLPFVITIVAANLVGLDVALEEAAQDLGASTPTVLWRIVLPQIRAGVLTAGVFAFIVSFDQVESSIFLTRGENNTLPIEMFLYMEKWQDPTVAALSALLIVFAAALVGVVVLAGRGADVRRLFPR, encoded by the coding sequence ATGAGCGCGCCGGCGGTGCGGGCGTACGCCTCGGTCGCTGCCCAGGAGGCCCGGGCCGGCGCGGTGCGCGACGCCCTGCTGCGGACGACGCTGTTGCTGGGCGTGGGCTTCGTGCTGCTGCCGCTGGCCATCGTGGTGGTCTACTCGTTCAGCAGCGTCCCCTACGGGGTGTTTCCGCCCCCGGGGCTGTCGCTGCGCTGGTACGGCCACCTGCTGAGCCTGCCCGCGTTCCGCGCGGCGTTCGCGCGCAGCGTGGTCATCGCCCTGCTCGCCACCGGCCTCGCCCTGGGCATCGGGGTGCTGGGGGCGCTGGCCCTGGTCCGCGGCCGGTTCCGCGGCAAGGAGCTGCTGCGGGGGTTCCTGCTGTCGCCCATCGTGATGCCGAAGATCGTGCTGGGCGTGGGCTGGTTCATCTTCTTCGCACGGCTCGGGCTCCAGGGTGGGATCGTGCCCCTCGTCCTGGCCCACACCATCGTCGTGCTCCCGTTCGTGATCACCATCGTCGCTGCCAACCTCGTCGGGCTCGACGTCGCCCTGGAAGAAGCGGCGCAGGACCTGGGGGCGTCGACGCCCACGGTGCTGTGGCGCATCGTGCTGCCCCAGATCCGCGCCGGCGTACTCACGGCCGGCGTGTTCGCCTTCATCGTCTCCTTCGATCAGGTCGAGAGCTCGATCTTCCTCACCCGCGGCGAGAACAACACGTTGCCCATCGAGATGTTCCTGTACATGGAGAAATGGCAGGATCCCACCGTCGCCGCGCTGTCGGCGCTCCTGATCGTCTTCGCCGCGGCGCTGGTCGGCGTCGTGGTCCTGGCAGGCCGCGGCGCGGACGTACGGCGCCTGTTCCCCCGCTGA
- a CDS encoding extracellular solute-binding protein — MRRRWVRPGSWAIVALVLGALVLPPAAAAPRVKLTMFIWAGANQGVVPREVVARYVRAHPDVEIEFWESNNAVTYPRMIAAKQADPTRPLINFGYFNIDISNRGDADDMWIPLSPARIPNMTRVHRTLRRPGDRGIGYGISGVGYMYNRNLVKEPPTSWTELWSPKWRGKVTFFDNNFIPLVLAARFNGGDEKNIDPGFRVWAENAKNIRALANSNDQLLQLLVTGEAHIAPWFTSIWKFWELGGAPLGFAVPKEGVVAFPIYLQIVKGSTPEQIRVAEEIINELLTAENNARYARLTFGIPARTDAELSEAVRAILNPKLLDTAIWLDWATMGQKASEWRQRWEKEVKSRL, encoded by the coding sequence ATGAGGAGGCGATGGGTCCGCCCGGGAAGCTGGGCGATCGTGGCACTGGTGCTGGGCGCGCTGGTGCTGCCGCCGGCAGCGGCCGCCCCCAGGGTCAAGCTGACCATGTTCATCTGGGCCGGGGCCAACCAGGGCGTCGTGCCCCGCGAGGTGGTGGCCCGGTACGTGCGGGCGCACCCCGACGTGGAGATCGAGTTCTGGGAGTCCAACAACGCCGTGACCTACCCGCGCATGATCGCGGCCAAGCAGGCCGATCCCACGCGCCCGCTGATCAACTTCGGGTACTTCAACATCGACATCAGCAACCGCGGCGACGCCGACGACATGTGGATCCCGCTGTCGCCCGCCCGCATCCCCAACATGACCAGGGTCCACCGGACCCTGCGGCGTCCGGGCGATCGGGGCATCGGGTACGGGATCAGCGGCGTGGGCTACATGTACAACCGAAACCTGGTGAAGGAACCGCCCACTTCGTGGACGGAGCTGTGGAGCCCCAAGTGGCGTGGCAAGGTGACCTTCTTCGACAACAACTTCATCCCGCTGGTGCTGGCGGCCCGGTTCAACGGCGGTGACGAGAAGAACATCGACCCCGGCTTCCGCGTCTGGGCGGAGAACGCCAAGAACATTCGGGCCCTGGCCAACAGCAACGATCAGCTGCTGCAGCTGCTGGTGACGGGCGAGGCACACATCGCGCCGTGGTTCACCAGCATCTGGAAGTTCTGGGAGCTCGGTGGCGCTCCCCTGGGGTTCGCGGTGCCCAAGGAGGGCGTCGTGGCCTTCCCCATCTACCTGCAGATCGTCAAGGGCAGCACGCCCGAGCAGATCCGCGTCGCCGAGGAGATCATCAACGAGCTGCTCACGGCGGAGAACAACGCCCGGTACGCGCGCCTGACCTTCGGCATCCCCGCCCGCACCGACGCCGAGCTGTCGGAGGCGGTGCGCGCCATCCTCAACCCCAAGCTGCTGGACACGGCCATCTGGCTCGACTGGGCCACGATGGGCCAGAAGGCCAGCGAGTGGCGTCAGCGCTGGGAGAAGGAGGTCAAGTCGCGCCTGTAA
- the lhgO gene encoding L-2-hydroxyglutarate oxidase: MTPRCDVAVVGGGIVGLATALALVERAPDLRVTVLEKEADVGQHQTGHNSGVIHSGLYYRPGSAKARWCVEGGRLLRAFCADAGIPVHECGKVVVATDAAEAARLDELYARGVANGVARLELLSAGRLREVEPYAAGVRALWSPTTAVVDFQQVARALAAVLRRRGVEIVTASPVVGVRRADGELVVRTPRTDVIARWLVNCAGLYSDVVARMAGARPDVQIVPFRGEYYLLRPERAHLVRGLIYPVPDPRFPFLGVHLTRTIHGRVEAGPNAVLALAREGYTRWRVHPAEVAMLLAYPGVWRMARRYWRTGLHEVVRSFSTRAFVRALQRLVPALDVADVVRAGAGVRAQAVRPDGTLEDDFRIVVAAGAIHVLNAPSPAATSALAIGRHVAALADEAFGFARTVARA; the protein is encoded by the coding sequence GTGACGCCGCGCTGTGACGTCGCCGTCGTCGGCGGCGGGATCGTCGGCCTGGCGACGGCGCTGGCGCTGGTCGAGCGGGCGCCCGACCTCCGGGTGACCGTGCTGGAGAAGGAAGCCGACGTCGGCCAGCACCAGACCGGGCACAACAGCGGGGTGATCCACTCGGGCCTCTACTACCGGCCCGGATCGGCCAAGGCGCGGTGGTGCGTGGAGGGCGGCCGCCTGCTGCGGGCCTTCTGCGCGGACGCCGGGATCCCCGTGCACGAGTGCGGCAAGGTCGTGGTGGCGACCGACGCGGCAGAAGCGGCCCGTCTGGACGAGCTGTACGCCCGCGGGGTGGCCAACGGGGTCGCGCGGCTCGAGCTGCTCTCCGCCGGGCGCCTGCGCGAGGTCGAGCCGTACGCCGCGGGCGTGCGCGCGCTGTGGTCGCCCACGACCGCCGTCGTGGACTTCCAGCAGGTGGCCCGTGCCCTGGCCGCCGTGCTGCGGCGGCGTGGGGTCGAGATCGTCACCGCGAGTCCGGTGGTGGGCGTGCGCCGGGCGGACGGCGAGCTCGTGGTGCGGACTCCGCGGACCGACGTGATCGCGCGATGGCTGGTCAACTGCGCGGGGCTGTACAGCGACGTCGTCGCGCGCATGGCCGGCGCGCGGCCCGACGTCCAGATCGTACCGTTTCGCGGCGAGTACTACCTGCTGCGCCCCGAGCGCGCGCACCTGGTGCGCGGTCTGATCTACCCGGTGCCCGACCCCCGGTTCCCCTTCCTCGGTGTGCACCTCACGCGCACGATCCACGGACGGGTGGAAGCCGGTCCCAACGCCGTGCTGGCGCTGGCCCGTGAGGGCTACACACGCTGGCGCGTGCACCCGGCCGAGGTCGCGATGCTGCTGGCGTATCCCGGCGTCTGGCGGATGGCGCGCCGCTACTGGCGCACGGGGCTGCACGAGGTCGTCCGGTCGTTCAGCACGCGGGCCTTCGTGCGCGCGCTGCAGCGGCTGGTGCCGGCCCTGGACGTGGCCGACGTGGTCCGGGCGGGTGCGGGCGTGCGCGCGCAGGCGGTGCGGCCGGACGGGACGCTGGAGGACGACTTTCGCATCGTGGTCGCCGCGGGCGCCATCCACGTGCTGAACGCACCCTCGCCGGCGGCCACCAGCGCGCTGGCCATCGGCCGGCACGTCGCGGCACTGGCGGACGAAGCCTTTGGATTTGCCCGGACGGTGGCGCGCGCCTGA
- a CDS encoding SDR family oxidoreductase, translating into MEFADRVVMITGAAGRLGRPCALAFAREGARLLLVDLDAARLEAAAAAVRAAGAPVAAISADVRDPAAVEHAVEEGARALGPVDVLVTFHGYVPTTPVLEVAPEEWDRTFDVNVKGTMLCCRAVARRMIARGTGGTLVAVSSGAATSARAGGAHYCGSKAAVNMLVQVLAIELGPYGIRVNAVAPGLVLDEVVTRDVPAPHPYVRDMLAAIPLGRTGAAQEVAEAVLFLASSRASYVHGEIFYVTGGAHCGRTHMAPARGLMASR; encoded by the coding sequence ATGGAGTTCGCAGACCGTGTGGTGATGATCACCGGCGCCGCGGGCCGGCTGGGCCGGCCGTGTGCGCTCGCCTTCGCCCGGGAGGGTGCCCGGTTGCTGCTGGTGGACCTCGATGCGGCGCGGCTCGAGGCCGCGGCGGCGGCGGTGCGCGCCGCGGGCGCGCCGGTCGCGGCCATTTCCGCCGACGTGCGCGACCCCGCGGCGGTCGAGCACGCGGTCGAGGAAGGTGCGCGGGCCCTGGGCCCGGTCGACGTGCTGGTTACGTTCCACGGCTACGTGCCCACGACGCCCGTGCTGGAGGTCGCGCCGGAGGAGTGGGACCGGACCTTCGACGTGAACGTCAAGGGCACGATGCTCTGCTGCCGCGCCGTGGCGCGGCGCATGATCGCCCGCGGGACGGGCGGCACCCTGGTGGCCGTCTCCTCGGGCGCCGCCACCTCGGCGCGGGCCGGCGGTGCGCACTACTGCGGGTCGAAGGCAGCAGTGAACATGCTCGTCCAGGTCCTCGCCATCGAGCTGGGCCCGTACGGCATTCGCGTGAACGCCGTGGCGCCGGGGCTCGTCCTGGACGAGGTGGTGACCCGGGACGTCCCCGCGCCCCACCCGTACGTCCGCGACATGCTGGCCGCCATCCCGCTAGGCCGCACCGGGGCCGCGCAGGAGGTCGCAGAGGCCGTGCTCTTCCTGGCGTCCTCCCGCGCCAGCTACGTGCACGGTGAGATCTTCTACGTCACGGGCGGGGCCCACTGCGGCCGCACGCACATGGCGCCCGCCCGTGGGCTGATGGCGTCCCGCTAG
- a CDS encoding ABC transporter ATP-binding protein, with product MARSLHSMPGAPPQAPSVSAGGAEVDVRAVTKRFGTVVAVSAVSLTVHGGEFFSLLGPSGCGKTTTLRIIGGFEHADEGDVVIDGRPMGRIPPNRRETNMVFQRLALFPHYSVFDNIAFGLRMKRLGEAEVRRRVGEALELVRLVGLEGRRIGELSGGQQQRVALARALVNRPRVLLLDEPLSALDLKLRLQMQEELKRLQRELGTTFLYVTHDQGEALAMSDRIGVMDGGRLLQVGTPMEIYERPATRFVANFIGDANLIDGVVEEVADELATVRTPAGVVRARGQGGEQRGETVAVCVRPERLQLAPPGSGLAALVEDRAFSGLVVRYRLAAGPLRLHAAVPYRSGTPLWQRGDTVAVAWDPHQAVVVRDR from the coding sequence GTGGCTCGTTCGCTCCACAGCATGCCCGGCGCACCGCCCCAGGCCCCCAGCGTCTCCGCCGGTGGCGCCGAGGTGGACGTGCGGGCCGTCACCAAGCGGTTCGGGACCGTGGTCGCGGTGTCGGCGGTGTCCCTGACGGTCCACGGCGGGGAGTTCTTCTCGCTGCTGGGCCCCTCGGGCTGCGGCAAGACCACCACCCTGCGCATCATCGGTGGCTTCGAGCACGCCGACGAAGGCGACGTGGTCATCGACGGTCGGCCCATGGGGCGGATCCCGCCCAACCGCCGCGAGACCAACATGGTCTTCCAGCGTCTGGCGCTCTTCCCCCACTACAGCGTCTTCGACAACATCGCCTTCGGCCTGCGCATGAAGCGCCTGGGCGAGGCCGAGGTGCGCCGCCGCGTGGGCGAGGCGCTGGAGCTGGTACGGCTGGTGGGGCTCGAGGGCCGCCGCATCGGCGAACTCTCCGGCGGCCAGCAGCAGCGTGTGGCCCTGGCCCGGGCGCTGGTCAACCGTCCGCGGGTGTTGCTGCTGGACGAGCCGCTGAGCGCCCTGGACCTCAAGCTGCGGTTGCAGATGCAGGAGGAGCTCAAGCGCCTGCAGCGCGAGCTGGGCACGACGTTCCTCTACGTCACCCACGACCAGGGCGAGGCGCTCGCCATGAGCGATCGGATCGGGGTGATGGACGGTGGCCGGCTGCTCCAGGTGGGGACGCCGATGGAGATCTACGAGCGGCCGGCCACCCGCTTCGTGGCCAACTTCATCGGCGACGCCAATCTCATCGACGGCGTGGTGGAGGAAGTCGCCGACGAGCTGGCGACGGTGCGGACGCCCGCCGGCGTCGTACGCGCCCGCGGCCAGGGCGGGGAGCAACGGGGCGAGACGGTGGCGGTGTGCGTGCGGCCCGAACGGTTGCAGCTGGCCCCGCCGGGCAGCGGCCTGGCCGCCCTGGTGGAGGACCGGGCGTTCTCGGGCTTGGTGGTCAGGTACCGGCTGGCCGCCGGCCCGCTGCGTCTGCACGCCGCGGTCCCCTACCGCAGCGGGACGCCACTGTGGCAGCGGGGCGACACCGTGGCCGTCGCGTGGGACCCCCACCAGGCGGTGGTCGTCAGGGACCGATGA
- a CDS encoding ABC transporter permease, which produces MRLGGVAVMGLLAPALVAMAVLYVIPLGVYFVNSFHLFKDGRILPVWTLRTYLDYFTDPFSYKVIAESVRLSLVVTGLALAIGYPVAYALQTRVRAAGPRALLALLLFSPLLVSVVVRTYGWLILLASQGLVNTALRALGVIDEPLSLLFNTRGVVISLTHIMLPFAIFPIYSVMGRVDRDLKDAATDLGASWWDAFRHVTLPLTMPGVVAGALICFTLALSAFVTPRLLGGGRVQVLPLMVYNNTVEINWPAGAVSGLVLLALSMAAVWALNAVLRRLPSV; this is translated from the coding sequence ATGAGACTGGGCGGCGTTGCCGTGATGGGTCTGCTGGCACCGGCGCTCGTGGCCATGGCCGTGCTGTACGTGATCCCGCTGGGCGTGTACTTCGTCAACTCGTTCCACCTGTTCAAGGACGGCCGCATCCTCCCGGTCTGGACGCTGCGGACGTACCTCGACTACTTCACGGACCCGTTCTCGTACAAGGTGATCGCGGAGTCGGTGCGGCTGTCGCTGGTGGTCACGGGGCTGGCGCTGGCCATCGGCTATCCCGTGGCCTACGCCCTGCAGACCCGCGTGCGGGCCGCCGGGCCCCGGGCCCTCCTGGCGTTGCTGCTGTTCTCCCCCCTGCTGGTCAGCGTGGTCGTGCGCACCTACGGGTGGCTCATCCTGCTGGCGAGCCAGGGGCTGGTGAACACAGCACTGCGCGCCCTGGGGGTGATCGACGAACCCCTCAGCCTGCTGTTCAACACGCGGGGAGTGGTCATCAGTCTGACGCACATCATGCTGCCGTTCGCCATCTTCCCCATCTACAGCGTGATGGGACGGGTGGACCGCGACCTGAAGGACGCCGCCACCGATCTGGGCGCCAGCTGGTGGGACGCGTTCCGCCACGTGACCTTGCCCTTGACGATGCCGGGGGTCGTGGCGGGGGCGCTGATCTGCTTCACGCTGGCCCTCAGCGCCTTCGTGACGCCGCGGCTGCTGGGCGGGGGCCGGGTCCAGGTGTTGCCCCTGATGGTCTACAACAACACGGTCGAGATCAACTGGCCCGCGGGCGCCGTCTCGGGGCTGGTGCTGCTGGCGCTCTCCATGGCCGCCGTGTGGGCCCTCAACGCCGTGCTGCGGCGCCTGCCCTCGGTATGA
- a CDS encoding dipeptidase, with the protein MAARRTPSLTPEEARRLHETALVVDAQQPPVIGGFLFTDAMRTALAEYHRRGFTREEVMPIMADMAVRELQTSPAARRTYLEFWRTSGVTVACGTFSGSHKLSDAFEMAVKRIAQAYGVVDALGGALRVCRTAADIEAVHRDGVHGLVLDFQNTTPFGDALERIELFANLGVRMVQLTYNLQNLVGDGCTEAYGGGLTYFGREVVQRLNAHRILVDVSHCSEQVAWDALKVSSAPVIVSHSSSKAVCYHDRGKSDELARAIADRGGFFGVVVIPGFLSEQPEPTLDAFCDHVEHLVDVMGIDHVGIGTDKAGPGPGTDSMVAYPPDMPLRRPETFNWAGFRDAEHRLTPNFRLRGFEKFSDWPNLTVALAQRGFTEDELRKLLGLNFLRVFRDVCG; encoded by the coding sequence ATGGCAGCTCGACGCACACCGTCGCTCACCCCTGAGGAGGCGCGCCGCCTCCACGAGACCGCGCTGGTCGTCGACGCGCAGCAACCGCCTGTCATCGGCGGGTTCCTCTTCACCGACGCGATGCGCACGGCGCTGGCCGAGTACCACCGGCGCGGCTTCACCCGCGAGGAGGTCATGCCCATCATGGCGGACATGGCGGTACGCGAACTCCAGACCTCGCCCGCAGCCCGGCGGACCTACCTGGAGTTCTGGCGGACCTCCGGCGTCACGGTGGCGTGCGGGACCTTCTCGGGCTCCCACAAGCTCAGCGACGCGTTCGAGATGGCGGTCAAGCGCATCGCCCAGGCCTACGGCGTGGTCGACGCGCTCGGCGGCGCCCTGCGCGTGTGCCGGACCGCCGCGGACATCGAAGCCGTGCACCGGGACGGGGTCCATGGCCTGGTCCTCGACTTCCAGAACACCACGCCCTTCGGGGACGCCCTGGAGCGCATCGAGCTGTTCGCCAACCTGGGGGTGCGCATGGTGCAGCTCACCTACAACCTCCAGAACCTGGTCGGCGACGGCTGCACCGAAGCCTACGGCGGTGGCCTGACGTACTTCGGCCGCGAGGTGGTCCAGCGCCTCAACGCGCACCGGATCCTGGTGGACGTGAGCCACTGCAGCGAGCAGGTGGCCTGGGATGCGTTGAAGGTCTCCAGTGCCCCCGTCATCGTCTCGCACTCGTCCAGCAAGGCGGTCTGCTACCACGACCGCGGCAAGAGCGACGAGCTGGCACGCGCCATCGCCGACCGCGGCGGGTTCTTCGGCGTGGTGGTGATCCCCGGCTTCCTCTCGGAGCAGCCCGAGCCCACCCTGGACGCGTTCTGCGACCACGTGGAGCACCTGGTGGACGTCATGGGCATCGACCACGTGGGCATCGGCACCGACAAGGCCGGACCCGGGCCGGGCACGGACTCGATGGTAGCGTATCCGCCGGACATGCCCCTGCGCCGCCCCGAGACGTTCAACTGGGCGGGGTTCCGCGACGCCGAGCACCGGCTCACGCCCAACTTCCGCCTGCGGGGATTCGAGAAGTTCAGCGACTGGCCCAACCTGACCGTAGCGCTCGCGCAGCGGGGGTTCACCGAGGACGAGCTGCGCAAGCTGCTGGGCCTGAACTTCCTCCGGGTGTTTCGAGACGTGTGCGGATGA
- a CDS encoding 4a-hydroxytetrahydrobiopterin dehydratase yields the protein MTELAHLKCTACRGDEPPLTDAQIAAWQPHVPDWQVVERDGIKRLERVFRFKTFAQALAFTNAVGALAEEEGHHPAILTEWGRVTVTWWTHKIRGLHRNDFIMAAKTDQLYDAATTHGRA from the coding sequence ATGACCGAGCTGGCACACCTCAAGTGCACCGCGTGCCGCGGCGACGAGCCCCCGCTCACCGACGCCCAGATCGCCGCGTGGCAGCCGCACGTGCCCGACTGGCAGGTGGTCGAGCGCGACGGCATCAAGCGGCTGGAACGCGTCTTCCGGTTCAAGACCTTCGCGCAGGCGCTGGCGTTCACCAACGCGGTCGGCGCCCTGGCCGAGGAGGAAGGCCATCACCCGGCCATCCTGACGGAGTGGGGGCGCGTGACGGTGACCTGGTGGACCCACAAGATCCGGGGCCTGCACCGCAACGACTTCATCATGGCCGCGAAGACCGACCAGCTGTATGACGCCGCCACGACGCACGGCCGCGCGTGA
- a CDS encoding DinB family protein, translated as MEIRDLVLYGLAATHARLLRCLEDLSDDEAHRTPHGLSPIVWQAGHIALTDAAMARRADGRTEPPAGYEALFATGTGGPAAYPPLAQVRDAINRGQGRLEEIARTADPAARVEARNYSTVGEMLMFAVYHRGYHIGKITTLRALLGKPRLFG; from the coding sequence ATGGAGATCAGGGACCTGGTGCTCTACGGGCTGGCCGCTACCCACGCGCGGTTGCTGCGGTGCCTGGAGGATCTCAGCGACGACGAGGCCCACCGCACGCCCCACGGGCTCTCGCCGATCGTGTGGCAGGCGGGACACATCGCGCTGACCGATGCCGCCATGGCGCGGCGAGCCGACGGCCGCACCGAACCGCCAGCCGGCTACGAGGCGCTGTTCGCGACGGGCACGGGCGGCCCCGCGGCCTACCCGCCCCTGGCCCAGGTGCGCGACGCCATCAACCGCGGCCAGGGGCGCCTGGAGGAGATCGCGCGCACGGCCGACCCCGCCGCCCGTGTGGAGGCCCGCAACTACAGCACCGTGGGCGAGATGCTGATGTTCGCGGTCTACCACCGCGGCTACCACATCGGCAAGATCACCACGCTGCGCGCGCTGCTGGGGAAACCTCGGCTGTTCGGGTGA